A genomic region of Azoarcus sp. KH32C contains the following coding sequences:
- the thiE gene encoding thiamine phosphate synthase, with product MTERKLRGLYLVTPDLADTATLVELARRALEGRPALLQYRSKQPDAALRREQAAALVQPCRDAGVPLIVNDDLQLALAIGADGAHLGRDDGDIAAARAALGPKRILGVTCYNEWARAETGLVAGADYVAFGAVFSSPTKPAAVHAPLALLTRAHLELRCPVAAIGGITLENASAVVAAGADLLAVISDVFDAPDPGARVAAYAALFEPV from the coding sequence ATGACTGAACGCAAGCTGCGCGGGCTTTACCTCGTCACGCCCGATCTCGCCGATACGGCGACGCTCGTCGAATTGGCTCGGCGCGCGCTCGAAGGCCGGCCGGCGCTGCTGCAGTACCGCAGCAAGCAGCCCGACGCGGCGCTGCGGCGCGAGCAGGCGGCAGCACTCGTGCAGCCATGCCGCGACGCGGGCGTGCCGTTGATCGTCAACGATGACCTGCAGCTCGCCTTGGCGATCGGCGCGGATGGCGCGCATCTCGGGCGCGACGATGGCGACATCGCGGCGGCGCGTGCGGCGCTCGGGCCGAAGCGAATCCTCGGCGTGACCTGCTACAACGAATGGGCGCGGGCCGAGACAGGCCTCGTTGCCGGTGCGGACTACGTGGCGTTCGGTGCCGTGTTTTCGTCGCCGACCAAGCCTGCGGCGGTGCATGCGCCGCTCGCGTTGCTGACCCGTGCGCACCTCGAACTTCGCTGCCCGGTCGCGGCGATCGGCGGGATCACGCTGGAGAACGCATCCGCCGTTGTTGCGGCCGGCGCGGATCTGCTCGCGGTGATTTCCGATGTCTTCGACGCGCCCGATCCGGGGGCGCGCGTGGCGGCCTATGCCGCCTTGTTTGAACCGGTCTGA
- a CDS encoding bifunctional hydroxymethylpyrimidine kinase/phosphomethylpyrimidine kinase, with translation MSIGLHDLPPSVLAFAASDATGGDGLQSDVLTLASMGCHPLSVLAAVIVRDTRGVEEVLALDSEAVAAQARALLEDIPVRAFKLGMVGSVENVAAIAEILSDYPDLPLVVAPSLGFVDGDESSGEDLLAGIAELVLPQTTVLVASRDEVLQLAAVAPDPERFAASEGEDEEDDAELFGEEDEGGGGGELADADLSVEDAINHLLALGVRYILLTGTSEPGPQVVNVLVNSDGPVRTDAWDRLPERFLGAGSTLAAALAAALAHGMEVPEAAREAQEFTWQALSAAYRPGMGLALPDRLFWARPEDEAAAEAKGDD, from the coding sequence ATGTCCATCGGTTTACACGATCTTCCCCCTTCCGTGCTGGCCTTCGCGGCCAGCGATGCCACCGGCGGCGACGGCCTTCAGTCGGATGTCCTGACACTGGCGAGCATGGGTTGCCATCCCTTGTCGGTGCTCGCGGCGGTGATCGTGCGCGACACGCGTGGCGTCGAAGAAGTGCTCGCCCTTGATTCCGAGGCAGTGGCTGCGCAGGCGCGGGCGCTGCTCGAGGACATCCCGGTGCGTGCGTTCAAGCTGGGCATGGTGGGAAGCGTCGAGAACGTGGCGGCGATCGCCGAAATCCTGTCCGACTACCCTGACTTGCCGCTGGTCGTCGCGCCGTCGCTGGGCTTCGTCGATGGCGACGAGTCGAGCGGCGAGGATCTGCTTGCGGGGATCGCGGAACTGGTGCTGCCGCAGACGACGGTGCTCGTCGCGAGCCGCGACGAAGTGCTGCAGCTCGCGGCGGTCGCGCCGGATCCGGAGCGCTTCGCCGCGAGCGAAGGCGAGGACGAGGAGGACGACGCGGAGCTGTTCGGCGAAGAGGACGAGGGCGGGGGCGGGGGCGAGCTCGCCGACGCCGACCTGTCGGTCGAGGACGCGATCAATCATCTGCTCGCGCTGGGCGTGCGCTACATCCTGCTCACCGGCACGAGCGAGCCGGGGCCGCAGGTCGTGAATGTGCTCGTCAATAGTGACGGGCCGGTGCGCACCGATGCCTGGGACCGGCTGCCGGAGCGTTTCCTCGGCGCGGGTTCGACGCTGGCGGCGGCGCTGGCGGCGGCGCTCGCGCACGGCATGGAAGTGCCCGAGGCGGCGCGCGAGGCGCAGGAATTCACGTGGCAGGCTTTGTCGGCCGCCTACCGGCCGGGAATGGGGCTCGCGCTGCCCGATCGCCTGTTCTGGGCGCGGCCGGAAGATGAAGCGGCAGCGGAAGCGAAAGGCGATGACTGA
- a CDS encoding PleD family two-component system response regulator, with the protein MDLTGLKVMVIDDSNTIRRSAEIFLTQSGCQVLLAEDGFDALAKIADHHPDVIFVDIMMPRLDGYQTCALIKKNPQLAATPVIMLSSKDGLFDRARGRMVGSDEYLTKPFTKDSLLKAVATHAGRSSGQDH; encoded by the coding sequence ATGGATCTAACCGGACTCAAGGTGATGGTGATCGACGACAGCAACACGATTCGTCGCAGCGCCGAAATCTTTCTCACGCAGTCGGGCTGTCAGGTGCTGCTGGCCGAAGACGGCTTCGATGCGCTCGCCAAGATCGCCGACCATCACCCCGACGTGATCTTCGTCGACATCATGATGCCGCGGCTCGACGGCTATCAGACCTGCGCGCTGATCAAGAAGAACCCGCAGCTCGCCGCGACGCCGGTCATCATGCTGTCCTCGAAGGACGGGCTCTTCGACCGCGCCCGGGGCCGCATGGTGGGATCGGACGAATACCTCACCAAACCCTTCACCAAGGACAGCCTGCTCAAGGCGGTCGCCACCCACGCCGGACGCAGTTCCGGACAAGACCACTGA
- a CDS encoding PleD family two-component system response regulator, which translates to MPIKKILVVDDSPTERLAMTELLTAKGYQVVTADSGENAITRSKSEMPDLILMDVVMPGMNGYQATRTISRDDATRNIPIIMCTSKGLETDRIWGMRQGAYDYLVKPVDPNELLARIQALG; encoded by the coding sequence ATGCCGATCAAGAAGATACTTGTCGTTGACGATTCGCCGACCGAACGCCTGGCGATGACCGAACTGCTCACCGCGAAGGGCTACCAGGTCGTCACCGCCGACAGCGGGGAAAACGCGATCACGCGCAGCAAGAGCGAGATGCCCGACCTGATCCTGATGGACGTCGTGATGCCGGGCATGAACGGCTACCAGGCCACCCGCACGATCTCGCGCGACGACGCGACGCGCAACATCCCGATCATCATGTGCACCAGCAAGGGACTGGAAACGGACCGCATCTGGGGCATGCGCCAGGGCGCGTACGACTATCTCGTCAAGCCCGTCGATCCGAACGAATTGCTGGCCCGCATCCAGGCCCTGGGCTGA
- a CDS encoding chemotaxis protein CheW has protein sequence MAKRLSLREFQEDLVRRFAEAQSGDRRALLGVRAGRENWLINLTDSGEILPPPPLAPVPLTYDWYRGLANVRGTLFSVVDFAAFQHGPLTPATGGARLLLVGVRHGVNCALLISSALGLRSPDDFQPDTAGGADERPWVQARLRDARDHVWLKLDVPRLLSHRGFLQAGLE, from the coding sequence ATGGCCAAGCGACTGAGCCTGCGCGAATTCCAGGAAGACCTGGTGCGTCGCTTCGCCGAAGCGCAAAGCGGCGACCGGCGCGCCCTGCTGGGCGTCCGCGCGGGGCGCGAGAACTGGCTCATCAACCTCACCGACAGCGGCGAAATCCTGCCGCCACCGCCGCTCGCCCCGGTGCCGCTGACCTACGACTGGTATCGCGGCCTCGCCAACGTGCGCGGCACGCTCTTCAGCGTCGTCGATTTCGCGGCCTTCCAGCACGGCCCTCTGACGCCGGCGACCGGCGGCGCGCGCCTACTCCTCGTCGGCGTGCGCCACGGGGTGAACTGCGCGCTGCTGATATCGAGTGCACTGGGGCTGCGCAGCCCCGACGACTTCCAGCCCGACACGGCCGGCGGCGCCGACGAACGTCCGTGGGTGCAGGCGCGCCTGCGCGACGCGCGCGACCATGTCTGGCTCAAACTCGACGTTCCGCGGCTGCTCTCGCACCGCGGCTTCCTGCAGGCGGGGCTCGAATAA
- a CDS encoding methyl-accepting chemotaxis protein — protein sequence MALKLPTLNFSKKKADPEDPPIATTIMEDMPVRRVADARAGKAEAGKPRTAAEKLGALAFVFALITIAGLILLFYQFRESTNATSVIAAAGEMETLTQRIAKATQLSLQGNAAAFAELRNGTRRFNELLDALTNGGTIDDKDVRPAPRAAQEQIEALATTWRPTAEKASQLIAQEKNLLALNESVAAINKRDEELFEQAEQLAQLKQQSGNAREIAATGSAVMLTQRIAKNANALLVANTIDPQIAFALGKDAKVLAAQLADLRAGTADPEARRRLQALEAGSGETLDAVTRILDNIQALVQAKTAGRDIFNDSEKLTDNARKLSAALNNAYSGLSGATIGIAIAAVLGLMVLSSMAKLNNRELASRQQEAEQQQRSAESERNQAQQAILRLMNEMGDLADGDLTVRTTVSEDITGAIADSVNYTIEELSVLVRRINDAATRVTLATEAAQKISTELLSATERQSHAIEDAGNTVEQMARSMTESSERALRSAQVARRSLDSARKGASAVENTIKGMNGIREQIQETSKRIKRLGESSQEIGEIVELISDITEQTNVLALNAAIQAASAGEAGRGFTVVAEEVQRLAERSAEATKQIAAIVKTIQTDTKDAVASMENATRDVVEGAQLSDAAGQALSEIGDVSTETARLIEQISSDTQHQAATATRVAEGMKEILAITEQTANGTRQTAVSVGQLADLAVELKGSVSGFKV from the coding sequence ATGGCCCTCAAGCTTCCGACGCTGAACTTCAGCAAGAAGAAGGCTGACCCGGAAGACCCCCCGATCGCCACGACCATCATGGAAGACATGCCGGTGCGGCGTGTCGCCGATGCGCGGGCCGGCAAGGCGGAGGCGGGCAAACCGCGCACCGCGGCCGAAAAGCTCGGGGCGCTGGCCTTCGTCTTCGCGCTGATCACGATCGCGGGCCTGATCCTGCTCTTCTACCAGTTCCGCGAATCGACCAACGCCACCTCGGTCATTGCCGCCGCGGGAGAGATGGAAACCCTCACGCAGCGCATCGCCAAGGCGACGCAGCTGTCGCTGCAGGGCAACGCCGCAGCCTTTGCCGAATTGCGCAACGGCACGCGCCGCTTCAACGAACTGCTCGACGCGCTGACCAACGGCGGCACGATCGACGACAAGGACGTGCGGCCCGCCCCCCGCGCCGCGCAGGAACAGATCGAGGCGCTCGCGACGACCTGGCGCCCCACGGCCGAAAAGGCCAGCCAGCTGATCGCGCAGGAAAAGAACCTGCTCGCGCTGAACGAATCGGTCGCCGCGATCAACAAGCGCGACGAGGAACTCTTCGAGCAGGCCGAGCAGCTCGCCCAGCTCAAGCAGCAGTCGGGCAACGCGCGCGAGATCGCCGCCACCGGCAGCGCCGTGATGCTGACGCAGCGCATCGCCAAGAACGCCAACGCCCTGCTCGTCGCGAACACGATCGACCCGCAGATCGCCTTCGCGCTCGGCAAGGACGCCAAGGTCCTCGCCGCCCAGCTCGCGGATCTGCGCGCAGGAACCGCCGACCCGGAGGCGCGCCGCCGCCTGCAGGCCCTCGAAGCCGGCTCCGGCGAAACGCTCGATGCCGTCACCCGCATCCTCGACAACATCCAGGCGCTGGTCCAGGCGAAGACCGCCGGCCGCGACATCTTCAACGACTCCGAAAAGCTCACCGACAACGCGCGCAAACTTTCTGCCGCGCTCAACAACGCCTATAGCGGCCTCAGCGGCGCGACCATCGGCATCGCGATCGCCGCGGTGCTCGGCCTGATGGTGCTGTCCTCGATGGCGAAGCTCAACAACCGCGAACTCGCCTCCCGCCAGCAGGAAGCCGAACAGCAGCAGCGCAGCGCCGAAAGCGAACGCAACCAGGCCCAGCAGGCGATCCTTCGCCTGATGAACGAAATGGGCGATCTCGCCGACGGCGACTTGACGGTGCGCACCACGGTGTCGGAAGACATCACCGGCGCCATCGCGGACTCGGTGAACTACACCATCGAGGAACTCTCCGTGCTCGTGCGACGCATCAACGACGCGGCGACCCGCGTGACGCTCGCGACCGAGGCCGCGCAGAAGATCTCGACCGAACTCCTGAGCGCAACCGAACGCCAGTCGCACGCGATCGAGGACGCCGGAAACACCGTCGAACAGATGGCCCGCAGCATGACCGAGTCGTCCGAGCGCGCACTGCGTTCCGCACAGGTCGCACGCCGCTCTCTGGATTCGGCACGCAAGGGCGCGAGCGCGGTGGAGAACACGATCAAGGGCATGAACGGCATCCGCGAGCAGATCCAGGAAACTTCCAAGCGAATCAAGCGCCTCGGCGAATCCTCGCAGGAGATCGGTGAAATCGTCGAACTGATCTCGGACATTACCGAACAGACCAACGTGCTCGCGCTCAACGCGGCGATCCAGGCAGCCTCCGCCGGCGAAGCGGGACGCGGCTTCACCGTCGTTGCGGAAGAAGTGCAGCGCCTCGCGGAACGCTCCGCCGAAGCGACCAAGCAGATCGCGGCGATCGTGAAGACGATTCAGACCGACACCAAGGACGCCGTCGCGTCGATGGAAAACGCGACCCGCGACGTGGTCGAGGGCGCGCAGCTCTCCGACGCCGCCGGCCAGGCGCTGTCGGAGATCGGCGACGTCTCGACCGAAACCGCCCGCCTCATCGAACAGATCTCCAGCGACACCCAGCACCAGGCGGCCACCGCGACGCGCGTGGCCGAAGGCATGAAGGAAATCCTCGCGATTACCGAGCAGACCGCGAACGGCACGCGCCAGACCGCGGTGTCGGTCGGCCAGCTCGCCGACCTCGCGGTCGAGCTGAAAGGCTCGGTCTCGGGCTTCAAGGTCTGA